A genomic stretch from Pochonia chlamydosporia 170 chromosome 4, whole genome shotgun sequence includes:
- a CDS encoding Hypoxia induced protein, domain-containing protein (similar to Metarhizium robertsii ARSEF 23 XP_007816927.1), with translation MKVVSKEEEKAHYNVVVKGGLYGGTAGLALGMGGVLLASRRYPAFRQLTLPFRAFLITSTATFGAIVNAERFSTNFQRANDPSYGYKDASQRAIQVARENESAYQRFMEWGKQNRYSIVFASWLASMAVALAIVGRAPMSTSQKLVQARVYAQGLTLAVLVVSAAFEMNDAKKGSGRWETVMVLDPNDPEHKHLIEKKIHKEEYEGQDLWMDMVEAEERRLAAKKAAGNKA, from the exons ATGAAAGTCGtcagcaaagaagaagaaaaagcccACTACAACGTCGTCGTAAAGGGCGGCCTCTATGGCGGCACAGCAGGTCTAGCTCTCGGCATGGGAGGCGTCCTCCTCGCCTCGCGTCGCTACCCAGCCTTCCGCCAGCTCACACTCCCCTTCCGCGCATTCCTCATCACCTCGACCGCGACCTTTGGCGCCATCGTCAACGCCGAGCGCTTCTCGACCAACTTCCAGCGCGCAAACGACCCCAGCTACGGGTACAAGGATGCGTCGCAGCGCGCCATCCAGGTCGCGCGGGAGAATGAGTCGGCCTACCAGCGCTTCATGGAATGGGGCAAGCAGAACCGGTATAGCATCGTGTTTGCCTCATGGCTGGCGAGCATGGCCGTTGCGCTGGCCATTGTCGGCAGGGCCCCGATGAGCACTTCGCAGAAGTTGGTGCAGGCTCGTGTGTATGCGCAGGGCTTGAcgctggcggtgctggtggtgagcGCTGCGTTTGAGATGAATGATGCGAAGAAGGGGAGTGGGCGGTGGGAGACGGTCATGGTGCTGGACCCGAATGATCCGGAGCATAAGCACTTGATTGAGAAGAAGATTCACAAGGAGGAGTATGAGGGTCAGGATTTGTGGATGG ATATGGTTGAGGCTGAGGAGCGACGACTCGCCGCGAAAAAGGCCGCTGGTAACAAGGCATAA
- a CDS encoding galactose oxidase, central domain-containing protein — protein MADTGKSVRSPHKAVKTKSVRSNKALSTASPNQQTAIYHDSDDSDQEPVPLPRSHTPGHLASKSINDKRRKPSDLAIRQRSQSASQVSNASSSTYVAKASVVSNGSAEPTAEDEEKEKKRPSGSRTNSSMGGSSRKALSSSATARQTTRVTRPPRGQHVPFPPLPDPKNAPDVEPAPASGMYWSKAFVSGSPHSNLRAHTTTLIGSNVYIFGGCDSRTCFNAVYVLDGDAFYWSVPHMVGDIPMPLRAMTCTAVGKKLVVFGGGDGPAYYNDVYVLDTVNFRWTKPRIVGDKVPSKRRAHTACLYKNGIYVFGGGDGVRALNDIWRLDVSDPTKMSWKLISGPEKSSSSSTKDYRPKARGYHTANMVGSKLIIFGGSDGGECFDDVWVYDVETHVWKAVSIPVTYRRLSHTATIVGSYLFVLGGHDGNDYCNDVLLLNLVTMTWDKRKVYGKPPSGRGYHGTVLYDSRLLVIGGFDGSEVFGDVTILELAVHAYYSQISHFTIEV, from the coding sequence ATGGCGGACACTGGCAAGTCAGTGCGGTCGCCTCACAAGGCAGTCAAAACAAAGTCTGTTCGATCAAACAAGGCACTCTCGACCGCTTCGCCAAACCAACAGACGGCGATATACCACGACTCAGATGATTCGGATCAAGAACCTGTTCCCTTACCGCGTAGCCATACGCCGGGTCACCTCGCAAGCAAGAGCATCAATGACAAGCGAAGGAAGCCGTCCGATCTCGCTATCCGGCAACGATCGCAATCCGCCTCTCAAGTGTCGAATGCCAGCTCGAGCACATATGTAGCCAAAGCCTCTGTCGTTTCGAATGGCTCTGCCGAGCCCACCgccgaagatgaagaaaaggagaaaaagcGGCCGTCCGGGTCAAGAACCAATTCTTCCATGGGCGGCAGCAGTCGAAAAGCCCTGTCTTCCTCTGCCACAGCTCGCCAGACTACCAGAGTTACTCGACCTCCGCGAGGGCAACACGTACCTTTTCCGCCGTTGCCCGATCCCAAAAATGCGCCAGATGTTGAGCCTGCCCCGGCGTCGGGCATGTACTGGTCCAAGGCGTTTGTATCTGGGTCGCCACACTCCAACCTCCGAGCTCACACGACAACGTTGATTGGGTCCAATGTCTACATTTTTGGAGGCTGCGACTCACGAACATGTTTCAACGCAGTTTACGTACTAGACGGCGATGCGTTCTACTGGTCCGTACCGCACATGGTCGGCGACATCCCCATGCCCCTCCGAGCGATGACCTGTACCGCCGTGGGCAAGAAGCTCGTAGTGTTTGGCGGTGGCGACGGCCCGGCCTATTACAATGATGTATACGTTTTAGATACCGTCAATTTCCGATGGACAAAACCTCGCATAGTAGGAGACAAGGTCCCTTCAAAGCGAAGAGCCCACACTGCATGCCTGTACAAGAATGGCATCTATGTGTttggaggcggtgatggtgtcaGAGCACTAAACGACATATGGAGACTGGACGTTAGCGATCCCACCAAAATGTCATGGAAACTCATATCCGGACCCGAAAAGTCATCCTCCAGCTCAACCAAGGACTACCGTCCCAAAGCTCGTGGCTACCACACGGCCAATATGGTTGGCAGCAAGCTCATTATATTCGGCGGCTCAGACGGCGGCGAGTGTTTCGACGACGTCTGGGTATATGACGTGGAAACGCACGTCTGGAAGGCAGTCTCCATACCCGTCACATACAGGCGTTTATCGCACACGGCCACAATCGTAGGCTCGTACCTATTTGTGCTGGGGGGTCACGACGGAAACGATTACTGCAACGATGTGCTGTTGCTTAATCTCGTGACGATGACGTGGGACAAGCGGAAAGTATACGGAAAACCACCCAGTGGGAGGGGATATCACGGCACAGTGCTTTATGATAGCAGGCTCTTGGTGATTGGGGGCTTTGACGGGAGCGAGGTATTTGGGGATGTGACGATTTTGGAGTTGGCGGTACATGCGTATTATTCGCAGATTAGTCATTTTACGATTGAAGTTTAA
- a CDS encoding tRNA dihydrouridine synthase (similar to Neosartorya fischeri NRRL 181 XP_001264280.1), translating into MAENTEASKASQELPPATESTHHEPDSPEQRAAKRLKVDGPADSKDGANSSEVTHAEASQGAQTNGNDETASKPAAPADRRSGVAPVKKEYLIDVSALKSSNTDMVDDDAAEGRVDARDSRDSRDTRDGRDSNGVGRGKRAKKEKRKKGQNTERSFGRFGDSIQLCNSRAMYPEFSPHPCKFGDDCRMSHDLRKYLEEGRRGDVETLGGKCPVFEEYGVCFSGWKCRFVKSHMKEVEHEDGRKELVLIDNSTKPKSNGENGTETNGTKPTHVSGVDEVDERRPGIYNNVPMTTKIELNRKRIEFTEADKYIKWMNDEATLNNEFHHRRKDQSNEGIEDLRAKFIDPPFKPSEKRRLYFGPETPTLAPLTTQGNLPFRRLCVELGCELTYSEMAMSMPLLQGTKADWTLLKAHESEVQPPAFKPSSNNFVFDNYDHSRDLRFGAQISGNQPWVVTKAADVLNRYCPHLRLIDLNCGCPIDMVFKSGGGSALLESQGKLERMIRGMNAMSGEIPITAKIRTGVKSSRPTAPTIISKLAFGSREHRERLGAPGCAAITLHGRSREQRYTKRADWSYIGECAALIKTYNEQKEALTDTAAEPDPSTLPNSKDGRIYFLGNGDCYSHTEYFEHISKAHVDTVMIGRGALIKPWLFEEIQQGQYLDKSATERLTYIEKFVRYGLDAWGSDELGIGFTRRFLLEWLSFAHRYIPVGLLEVLPPSLNDRPPAYTGRNELETLMASGNYKDWIKITEMFLGPVHPGFEFQPKHRSNAYEAEG; encoded by the exons ATGGCTGAGAATACAGAGGCCAGCAAGGCCAGCCAAGAACTACCCCCTGCAACTGAATCTACACACCATGAACCAGATTCTCCTGAGCAACGAGCTGCGAAACGACTTAAGGTGGACGGTCCAGCTGACTCAAAGGATGGCGCAAATTCATCTGAGGTAACTCACGCGGAGGCGTCTCAAGGCGCCCAGACGAATGGCAACGACGAGACAGCCTCGAAGCCCGCTGCACCAGCAGATCGTCGTTCTGGGGTGGCACCAGTTAAGAAAGA ATACCTCATTGATGTATCTGCGTTGAAAAGCTCAAACACGGACATGGTGGATGACGACGCAGCTGAAGGTCGAGTTGACGCAAGGGACAGCAGAGATAGTAGAGACACTAGAGATGGCAGGGACAGCAACGGAGTTGGCAGAGGGAAAAGGGCCAAAAAGGAGAAGCGAAAGAAGGGTCAGAACACTGAGCGCTCCTTCGGTCGTTTCGGAGACTCAATTCAACTCTGCAACAGCCGGGCCATGTATCCCGAGTTTTCACCACACCCTTGCAAATTCGGCGACGACTGCCGCATGTCCCATGACCTGCGAAAGTATCTCGAGGAAGGACGTCGTGGGGATGTTGAGACTCTTGGAGGTAAATGTCCCGTCTTCGAGGAGTATGGTGTCTGTTTCTCTGGCTGGAAATGCCGATTCGTTAAGAGCCACATGAAGGAGGTTGAGCACGAGGACGGACGAAAGGAGCTGGTTCTGATCGACAACTCGACCAAGCCAAAATCCAATGGCGAAAATGGAACCGAAACCAATGGCACGAAACCAACTCACGTTTCTGGGGTCGATGAGGTAGATGAGCGCCGCCCCGGCATCTACAACAATGTCCCCATGACCACCAAGATTGAACTGAACCGGAAGCGAATCGAATTCACCGAGGCAGACAAATACATCAAATGGATGAACGACGAAGCCACTCTCAACAATGAGTTCCACCATCGGCGTAAGGACCAGTCCAACGAAGGCATCGAGGACCTACGTGCCAAATTTATCGACCCTCCCTTTAAGCCGTCCGAAAAGCGTCGACTGTACTTCGGCCCCGAGACCCCTACCCTCGCACCACTCACCACCCAGGGCAACCTCCCATTCCGTCGTCTCTGCGTAGAGCTCGGCTGCGAACTGACCTACTCGGAAATGGCCATGAGCATGCCTCTCCTCCAAGGCACCAAAGCTGACTGGACGCTCCTCAAGGCCCACGAATCCGAGGTCCAACCACCAGCCTTCAAACCCAGCAGTAACAACTTCGTCTTTGACAATTATGACCACTCTCGCGATCTGCGATTCGGCGCCCAAATCTCCGGCAACCAGCCATGGGTCGTCACCAAAGCTGCCGATGTCCTCAACCGCTACTGCCCTCACCTCCGGCTCATCGACCTCAACTGCGGCTGTCCAATCGACATGGTCTTCAAGTCCGGCGGCGGCTCTGCCCTCCTCGAGTCCCAAGGCAAGCTCGAGCGCATGATTCGCGGCATGAACGCCATGTCCGGCGAGATCCCCATCACCGCCAAGATACGAACTGGCGTGAAGTCATCTCGCCCAACTGCAcccaccatcatctccaaactGGCCTTTGGCTCGCGCGAGCACCGCGAACGTCTCGGTGCCCCTGGATGCGCCGCCATCACCCTCCACGGCCGCAGCCGCGAGCAGCGATACACCAAACGCGCAGACTGGAGCTACATTGGCGAGTGTGCCGCCCTCATCAAGACCTACAATGAGCAAAAGGAAGCTCTCACCGATACCGCCGCCGAACCCGACCCCAGCACTCTCCCCAACTCCAAGGACGGAAGGATATACTTCCTCGGAAATGGCGACTGCTACTCCCACACAGAGTACTTTGAGCACATTTCCAAAGCTCACGTCGACACCGTCATGATTGGTCGCGGGGCCCTCATCAAGCCCTGGCTCTTTGAAGAGATTCAACAGGGCCAGTACCTCGACAAATCTGCCACCGAGCGTCTCACGTACATTGAAAAGTTTGTTCGCTACGGCCTCGATGCTTGGGGATCAGATGAGCTCGGCATCGGATTCACTCGCCGTTTCCTCCTGGAGTGGCTGAGCTTCGCTCATCGCTACATACCCGTGGGACTGCTGGAAGTCTTGCCGCCCAGTTTGAATGACCGTCCACCAGCGTATACCGGCAGAAACGAGCTGGAAACACTGATGGCGAGTGGTAACTACAAGGATTGGATCAAGATTAC GGAAATGTTTTTGGGACCCGTTCATCCTGGCTTTGAGTTTCAGCCTAAGCACCGGTCAAATGCTTATGAAGCAGAAGGTTAA
- a CDS encoding ABC bile acid transporter (similar to Coccidioides immitis RS XP_001241670.1), which produces MTDPMLLPLSAAVLGATGLVTLPGLFASLAQARNRTPPDNFYEDVDGKATPETMAAFSNKKPKACILVFSILGFGLSVATTVLSILNPLGDGLNLENWITSATWAAIVLQAVFISAQHSPVKSHDLGLWAFLSSLITAVITVAQINHVSNFASPKNDAELIVRIVNAVTLIPLIFSCISLPRRPEVFYNGEKVDAEWSTSVLSRYTWSWVNDLLKTAKRKGDLDEKDIPRPDHTIRAASLVDAWNRANYQGSLLQSLLKAYGNRLALQWFVIVFRCIIGIGPFWTMLRLVQMLEDRDAGLEVPHGLWSLVFLMGLFTLAEQWLDGWIVWFSITKLFAPVRGQLAALIFEKSLRRKNVKNAEKTKEDDSSDDAKDKGKKDEDGDDEDSVLKSRQAIVNLVGVDSKHVADFAMMQLFIISSIGKLIIYSGYLVKLIGWIPFGAGILAWSIVLPANTIAAKYYLKAETRLMKNRDNKLAVVNEALLGMRQIKFSALEAQWEKKILEMREIEISSLKSVFKADSILFFSWVASPILLAAASLAVYAVVNGMLAPSVAFVSIGVFKSLEVSLSALPELLTGGIDTLVSVRRIDKYLKGPEMKRTLTEGHDVAFDNATIAWPVDDEVPDEDRFILNNVNLSFPAGELSVISGKTGSGKSLVLNALLGESDLLEGSIFVPRTVPPLERNDGKAHPGNWILPGAVAYVGQSPWLESASLRDNILFGLPFIESRYNTVLDVCALKKDIDILNDGDKTELGANGINLSGGQKWRLTLARAIYSRAEILVMDDIFSAVDAHVGRQIFEKCISGPICKGRTRILVTHHVTLVEPITKYLVELGEGTILHAGLTSDLAEDGTLELIKSHEQSQPELHVVDSSGEPTAVNSEEVSVEEAMDIEENANTLQKVPSKTAKKFVEDEAREKGNVKARVYGTFLSSSGGWFFWGVCALLFIAFEAGNLGRNWWVRIWTGAPEKHTSVNASREHGIVYGLSYEHSTLHSASTSRLFTYDAEPKHTLSYYLWVYVAIAAASGIIGTARFVWSFIMSIKAARTLFRRILFTVLRTRLRWLDTVPVGRVLNRMTADFDIIDNRITMDLGFMFWRVLGLLGVCVAALLVSTLMLPLALVLVIAGAFVAVRFLTGARPVKRIESNAKSPVFELFNSSLSGVSTLRAFQKTQTYVNRMHSHLDNWDTISVHIWTLNRWLGFRMALIGTVFTTMVGVIVVGSSFVDAAMAGFTLSFALDFSGNMLMAIRGYASLELDMNAAERVIEYSEVATEDLGGDIPAASWPATGNMEIQDLVVSYADDLPPVLKGISFDVKNNERIGVIGRTGAGKSSLTLALFRFLEARSGRIFIDGVDISKIRLYDLRSRLAIIPQDPVLFSGTVRSNLDPFDDHTDEELKDCLSRVHLVDSNPVTPANEPSSAAGSTIAPKNVNIFRDLTSGISESGGNLSQGQRQLLCIARAIVSRPKVMVLDEATSAVDMATDTLIQRSIREEFTDSTLIVIAHRLSTIADFDRILVLSEGNVAEFGSPRELWEKEGSIFRDMCEHSGEKAKLKEVILGGTN; this is translated from the exons ATGACGGACCCAATGCTCCTTCCGCTCTCTGCTGCGGTCTTGGGAGCCACCGGACTCGTCACTTTGCCAGGACTCTTCGCCAGTTTAGCTCAAGCCCGGAATCGTACACCTCCAGACAATTTTTATGAAGATGTTGACGGGAAGGCAACACCAGAGACAATGGCTGCCTTTTCAAATAAGAAGCCAAAGGCTTGTATCCTGGTGTTCTCTATCCTGGGTTTTGGACTCTCCGTCGCCACTACCGTCTTGTCTATCCTGAATCCACTTGGTGATGGCCTCAATCTGGAGAATTGGATTACCAGCGCCACTTGG GCCGCTATCGTCCTGCAGGCCGTCTTCATTAGCGCCCAACATTCACCGGTCAAATCGCACGACCTTGGCCTGTGGGCTTTCCTCTCCTCCCTGATCACTGCTGTCATTACCGTTGCTCAGATCAATCATGTCAGCAATTTCGCATCTCCGAAAAACGACGCTGAGCTCATTGTACGAATCGTCAATGCCGTTACGCTAATTCCCCTCATCTTCTCGTGCATAAGCTTGCCTCGACGACCAGAAGTTTTCTATAATGGTGAAAAGGTCGATGCAGAATGGTCTACCTCTGTTCTGAGTCGGTATACTTGGAGCTGGGTCAACGATCTCTTGAAAACAGCCAAGCGCAAGGGCGATCTTGATGAAAAAGATATTCCCAGACCCGACCACACCATTCGAGCAGCATCCCTTGTCGACGCGTGGAACAGGGCAAACTACCAAGGCAGCCTGTTGCAGTCCTTGCTAAAAGCCTATGGAAATCGTCTTGCGTTGCAATGGTTTGTCATTGTATTCCGATGCATCATTGGTATTGGACCATTCTGGACTATGCTTCGTCTTGTCCAAATGCTCGAGGATCGCGATGCCGGTCTTGAAGTTCCGCATGGACTATGGAGCCTAGTATTTCTCATGGGACTATTCACTCTCGCCGAACAG TGGTTGGACGGCTGGATTGTGTGGTTTTCCATCACCAAGCTTTTCGCTCCCGTGAGAGGACAACTCGCAGCACTCATCTTTGAGAAATCATTGCGACGAAAAAATGTCAAGAATGCTGAGAAAACTAAGGAGGATGATTCTTCCGATGATGCTAAAGATAAGGGCAAGAaagacgaggatggcgacgacgaggacaGTGTATTGAAGTCACGCCAAGCAATCGTGAACCTCGTCGGTGTGGATTCGAAACACGTTGCCGACTTTGCCATGATGcaactcttcatcatcagcagcatcGGCAAGCTCATCATATACTCTGGCTACCTGGTCAAGCTTATTGGTTGGATACCTTTCGGTGCCGGTATTTTGGCCTGGTCAATCGTTCTTCCCGCCAATACTATCGCCGCCAAGTACTACCTCAAAGCCGAGACACGACTCATGAAGAACCGTGATAACAAGCTGGCCGTTGTTAACGAGGCCCTGCTGGGCATGAGACAAATCAAATTCTCAGCATTGGAAGCTCAATGGGAGAAGAAAATTCTTGAAATGAGAGAAATTGAAATCTCGTCTCTCAAGAGTGTGTTCAAGGCTGACAgcatcttgttcttttccTGGGTGGCAAGCCCGATCCTTCTTGCTGCAGCATCCTTGGCCGTCTATGCTGTTGTCAACGGGATGCTTGCACCATCAGTTGCTTTTGTAAGCATTGGTGTCTTTAAGAGCCTAGAAGTGTCACTCTCCGCTCTTCCGGAACTTCTCACCGGAGGTATCGACACCCTGGTTTCTGTAAGACGTATTGACAAATACCTGAAAGGCCCTGAAATGAAGCGGACTCTGACCGAAGGCCATGACGTGGCCTTTGACAACGCAACAATTGCCTGGCCTGTGGACGACGAAGTTCCGGACGAGGATCGATTTATTCTCAACAACGTTAACCTCTCTTTCCCGGCCGGAGAATTGTCCGTTATTTCTGGAAAGACCGGATCAGGAAAGAGCCTTGTGCTGAATGCTCTTCTCGGAGAATCTGATCTATTGGAAGGCAGTATCTTTGTTCCACGAACTGTCCCTCCTCTGGAGCGAAATGATGGCAAAGCACACCCCGGAAACTGGATTCTACCTGGTGCTGTAGCCTATGTCGGCCAGAGCCCCTGGCTCGAGAGTGCCTCACTCCGTGACAACATTCTCTTTGGGTTGCCATTCATCGAGAGCCGATACAATACTGTCCTGGATGTTTGTGCATTGAAAAAGGATATCGACATTCTGAATGACGGCGACAAGACTGAACTCGGGGCTAATGGAATCAATCTTAGTGGTGGTCAAAAGTGGCGACTTACGTTAGCCCGTGCTATTTACTCTCGTGCCGAAATTCTTGTCATGGATGACATCTTCAGCGCCGTCGACGCCCATGTTGGGAGGCAGATCTTTGAAAAGTGCATATCTGGTCCAATCTGCAAAGGGAGAACTCGTATTCTGGTCACGCATCACGTCACCCTCGTTGAACCTATCACAAAGTATCTGGTCGAGCTGGGCGAAGGTACTATCCTTCACGCTGGTCTCACCTCCgacttggctgaagatggcACCCTAGAATTGATAAAGAGTCATGAACAAAGTCAGCCCGAATTACATGTCGTGGACAGTAGTGGAGAGCCAACTGCGGTAAATTCCGAGGAGGTTTCAGTTGAGGAAGCCATGGATATTGAAGAGAACGCAAACACGTTACAAAAGGTTCCCTCAAAGACCGCCAAGAAATTtgtcgaagatgaagctcGCGAGAAAGGCAATGTCAAGGCTCGGGTGTACGGAACTttcctcagcagcagcggtgGATGGTTCTTCTGGGGAGTTTGCGCCCTTTTATTCATTGCCTTTGAAGCTGGTAATCTTGGACGTAACTGGTGGGTTCGTATCTGGACTGGGGCGCCCGAAAAGCACACATCTGTGAACGCTTCTCGTGAACACGGCATTGTGTATGGCCTATCATATGAGCACAGCACTTTGCACTCAGCTTCGACTTCTCGACTATTCACCTACGATGCGGAACCAAAACATACGTTGTCATATTATCTCTGGGTCTATGTAGCAATTGCTGCTGCAAGTGGAATCATTGGTACCGCCCGATTTGTGTGGTCCTTCATCATGAGCATCAAGGCTGCAAGAACTCTATTCCGAAGGATCCTTTTCACAGTCTTGCGCACACGTTTGCGTTGGTTGGACACCGTCCCAGTGGGCCGCGTTCTGAATCGCATGACTGCCGACTTCGATATCATTGACAACAGGATCACAATGGACCTTGGCTTCATGTTTTGGCGCGTTCTAGGTCTCCTGGGTGTTTGTGTGGCAGCTCTTCTGGTGTCTACTCTTATGCTCCCTTTGGCGCTCGTTTTGGTGATTGCTGGTGCCTTTGTTGCCGTCCGATTCTTGACTGGTGCGCGGCCCGTGAAGCGAATCGAGAGCAATGCCAAATCTCCTGTGTTTGAGCTTTTCAATTCCTCTCTGTCCGGCGTTTCCACGCTTCGGGCGTTCCAAAAGACTCAAACCTATGTCAACCGAATGCACTCCCACCTTGACAACTGGGACACAATTTCCGTTCATATTTGGACCCTAAACCGTTGGCTGGGCTTCCGGATGGCCTTGATTGGTACTGTTTTCACCACCATGGTGGGAGTAATTGTTGTTGGGTCTTCGTTTGTCGacgccgccatggctggctTTACGTTGTCTTTTGCCCTCGACTTCTCCGGCAATATGCTTATGGCAATCCGAGGTTATGCCTCCTTGGAGCTGGACATGAACGCTGCTGAGCGCGTGATTGAATACTCGGAAGTTGCAACCGAGGATTTGGGGGGAGACATCCCAGCAGCTTCATGGCCTGCTACTGGCAATATGGAGATCCAGGACCTTGTCGTCAGTTATGCAGACGACCTACCTCCTGTTCTAAAGGGCATTTCCTTCGATGTTAAAAACAATGAACGCATTGGAGTCATCGGGCGCACTGGTGCTGGCAAATCGTCGCTTACTTTGGCTCTGTTCCGATTTCTTGAAGCTAGGTCTGGCCGAATTTTCATTGATGGAGTCGACATTTCCAAGATTCGGCTGTACGACTTGCGTTCTCGTCTGGCCATTATTCCACAG GATCCAGTGCTTTTCTCCGGCACGGTTCGGAGCAACCTTGATCCCTTCGATGATCATACTGACGAAGAACTGAAGGACTGTCTCTCACGGGTCCATTTGGTCGATTCTAATCCAGTAACCCCAGCCAATGAACCATCCTCGGCTGCTGGGTCAACCATTGCACCTAAGAATGTTAACATTTTCCGTGACTTGACTAGCGGTATCTCCGAATCTGGTGGTAATCTTTCACAAGGCCAACGTCAGCTTCTCTGTATTGCTCGGGCTATTGTTTCACGCCCGAAGGTTATGGTCCTCGACGAGGCTACCTCGGCCGTAGACATGGCCACGGACACTCTTATCCAACGGAGTATTCGGGAGGAATTTACCGACAGCACTCTCATTGTCATTGCCCATAGATTAAGCACCATTGCCGACTTTGACCGTATTCTCGTACTGAGCGAGGGCAATGTTGCCGAATTTGGTTCTCCTCGTGAGCtgtgggagaaggagggcaGCATTTTCAGGGATATGTGCGAGCATAGTGGTGAGAAGGCCAAGCTGAAAGAAGTCATTTTGGGAGGTACGAACTGA